In Hydrogenobacter sp., the DNA window GGCATTACTGGTAGGTCTCTCATTCTCCGATCAGAAAAGAGAAGAAATAAGGGAATCCATAGAAGAACTTAAAGAACTCGTGAGAGCTTTAGACGGAAATGTTCTCGGATATATACTTCAAAAGAAGAATGTTCCAGATGCGCGTTTTTACATAGGGGCGGGTAAAGTAGAAGAAGTTAAACAAGTTGTAGAAGGGATATCCGCAGATACGGTGATATTTAATGCTTTTTTGAGTCCTTCTCAAATACACAATCTTGAAAGCACGCTAAAGGTAAAAGTCCTTGACAGAGCAGACCTCGTGCTTGAAATATTCTCAAGGAGAGTGAGGAGTAAAACCGCTAAGCTTCAAGTTGAGCTTGCTAAGCTTGAATTAGAACTGCCCAGACTCTACGGAAGGGGTAGAGAGCTTTCCAGACTTGGCGGTGGTGTAGGCACAAGGGGTCCTGGTGAACAGGAAGCAGAAGTAAGAAGAAGGTGGATAAAGAAGAGGATCCAGCAGATAAGACAAGAACTTGAAGAGGTCAAAAAACAGAGGAAAGAACAGAGAAAGAAAAGGGACAGGCTGTATAGAGATATGAAGGTAATCAAGGTAGCATTGGTAGGTTATACGAATGTGGGAAAATCAAGTCTGATGCGTGCGCTTACCGGTAGAGAGACTTTTGTAGCTGACATGCCTTTTGCCACCTTAGACACAAAAACTTCCGGAGTTTATCTTTCCAAAGACGTAAAGGTGCTTGTTACTGACACTGTAGGTTTTATAAGGGATCTGCCCCACGAACTTATTGAGTCCTTTAAAGCCACCCTTGAAGAGCTCCACGAAGCTGATCTTTTGCTACATGTTGTGGATATATCGGACGGAAAGTGGCTTGAGAAGATAAAGGTAGTTAAAAAGGTACTTGCAGAACTCAAAGCTGATGAAAAGCCTACCATTTACGTTTTTAACAAAGCTGATAAGATCGTAGAAAAAGAGGAGGATATGGAACTTCTCACTGAGCCGGCTTTCTTAGGTGAAAGAAGCGTTATAGTATCTGTCAAAAAAGGCTGGGGTATGAAAAAACTCTTTGCAGCTATAAAAGAGATAGCTCAGGAGCTTATAGAGGTAAGCTAATGAAAAAGGATCTTCTCGTTTTAGGTGCTCAATGGGGAGATGAAGGAAAGGGTAAGATAGTGGACCTTCTCTCCGCCAATTTTCAGCTCACGGTAAGGTATCAGGGAGGTAGTAACGCAGGACACACTGTCGTTGTGGGTGAAGAAAAGTTTATACTCCACCTTCTGCCAACAGGTATCCTTCACAGTCACACAAAAGGTATAGTTGCCCAAGGTATGGTGGTGGATCTGGAGCTTCTTAAAGTGGAAATAGAGCAATTGGAAAAAAGAGGCATAAGCGTAAGAGACAGACTTTTGATAAGTGACAGAGCCCATCTGGTTATGCCTTACCACAAACTCTTAGATGCACTTTTTGAAAGAAAGAGCAAGATAGGGACAACACTCAGAGGTATTGGACCGTCTTACATGTTTAAGTACGGGAGAAAAGGTATAAGAATTTGTGACCTTGAAGATAAAGATAGACTCTACAAACTCATGAAGGAGGATGGGGAATTTGTTAAAGACATATGCGAAAAGGTATACCGCGAAAAACACTCTGTGGACATAGATAAGGCTTACGAAGAGACACTTTCTTATTACGGGTATATAAAAGATTGCGTGGTGGATGTATCAAGGTTTCTTATGGAGAACAAAGATATGAGCATACTTTTTGAGGGTGCACAAGGTACCATGTTGGATGTGGATATGGGTACTTACCCTTACGTGACGTCTTCCAACGCATCGGCTCTTGGTCTTCCAAACGGTACAGGACTTTCTCCTAAATTCTTTGAAAACACCTTCTTCTTAGGTGTATCTAAGGCATACACTACAAGAGTGGGAGAAGGACCATTTCCCACAGAGCTTTTTGACCAAGATGGAGAAACGTTAAGAAACAGGGGGAAAGAGTACGGATCTACCACAGGAAGACCCAGAAGGTGTGGATGGCTTGATCTCGTCGCTCTTAAATACGCAGCGGATATAAATGGTCTT includes these proteins:
- the hflX gene encoding GTPase HflX, translating into MRALLVGLSFSDQKREEIRESIEELKELVRALDGNVLGYILQKKNVPDARFYIGAGKVEEVKQVVEGISADTVIFNAFLSPSQIHNLESTLKVKVLDRADLVLEIFSRRVRSKTAKLQVELAKLELELPRLYGRGRELSRLGGGVGTRGPGEQEAEVRRRWIKKRIQQIRQELEEVKKQRKEQRKKRDRLYRDMKVIKVALVGYTNVGKSSLMRALTGRETFVADMPFATLDTKTSGVYLSKDVKVLVTDTVGFIRDLPHELIESFKATLEELHEADLLLHVVDISDGKWLEKIKVVKKVLAELKADEKPTIYVFNKADKIVEKEEDMELLTEPAFLGERSVIVSVKKGWGMKKLFAAIKEIAQELIEVS
- a CDS encoding adenylosuccinate synthase yields the protein MKKDLLVLGAQWGDEGKGKIVDLLSANFQLTVRYQGGSNAGHTVVVGEEKFILHLLPTGILHSHTKGIVAQGMVVDLELLKVEIEQLEKRGISVRDRLLISDRAHLVMPYHKLLDALFERKSKIGTTLRGIGPSYMFKYGRKGIRICDLEDKDRLYKLMKEDGEFVKDICEKVYREKHSVDIDKAYEETLSYYGYIKDCVVDVSRFLMENKDMSILFEGAQGTMLDVDMGTYPYVTSSNASALGLPNGTGLSPKFFENTFFLGVSKAYTTRVGEGPFPTELFDQDGETLRNRGKEYGSTTGRPRRCGWLDLVALKYAADINGLDGIVITKLDVLDTFEEIKVCVAYECEGRHVTHFPASLSMLEKVKPVYKVFKGWLKDTKGAKSLSDLPERAKDYINFIESYTQVPVVMLSTGPEREEYLWLKPIMQEVKV